The Bdellovibrionota bacterium genome includes the window GGAGAGGAACCCCGGATTCCGTTTCATCGAGCGTCCTTCCCCAGAGGTGCCGGATGCGGCGGCAAGAAGAAAGAAACGCCGAGGGAGAAGAGCATATTATTGACCACGTGATTGAAGGGCGCGCCCTCGCGCACGACGATGTCGCGGACATCCACCTTGAAAGCCGCCCAATCGTTTAAGAAAACTTTCCATCCGCCACCCACGTTAAACGCGAACCGATTCGAGTCTTCATTGTCGAATAGGCCCGCGCCGGCCGTGAAATAAAAATCAAAGTGAAAGATCTTCTTGGAAAAAATGGAAAACTTCCCATAGAGCGGCGACCAAACCACGTTTCCGAAGAACGCATTCTGCAGCGGATCGGGGGGGTTGGTGAGTTCCACGCCGCAATTGGTGTCCTGAACACCGTCCCCGTTCACGTCCACGAATGCCGGGGAAGGTGGGCAGGGGACGCTTCGAAGATCGTCGATAATGTTCTTCTCCTGATGGAGGGCTCGGGCGTACCAACCTTCAAAGGCCAGGGCTTCGCGGAAGTGGAACGTGTAATGAAATTGAAGGAGTTGATAACTTAAGAATTGATTGTTCGGAATGATGCCGCCGTCCACGGAAAACTCGTGCCGGAGCCCTTTCCGGAAGATTCTCCCCTGGACGACGTCAATTCCTTCATTTCGGTACTTGCCGATATCGCCGCCGGGCGCCGCTTCTCTCTTATCCGGCGTGATTTTTTCTTCCGCCGACCAACCTGGAATCGGCATCCAGCCGAATCCCAAAACTGCCACAAGAATCGCTGTCCAACGCATCTTCGTCATTTCTACCCCCGGGTGCTTGACTGCCGCTGGTTAAAAGCAAAGCAGCTGGGGAGCAAGTTCAGTGCCATTCCTGCGCACCGACACATCTCCCAAGTGCTTGAAATTTCATGTCTTTTTTGAAAAAAAGGAACCTCGGTTTCACTTTCAATGTTGCTTTGTGAAGTTTTTGCCAAGTAAGTATGTAAAGTTTTCAATAACTTGGGCGACTTCTTGGAACGGAAATCACGATATCAAAACAAAAGTCTCAAGACAATCAATTACTTCCCCTCGGTCCGAAGCAACTATGATAGACGGGAAATAACGGTTATGGAGATCCAAAAGGAAAACGGACTTCGGCTCCGGCAAGCTCGATCCGAGCGTCCGATTGGCCATCCTCAAAAACCGATCCATCTTCAGATTTTTCGAAAAATGCGCCGGGCGATTGATGAACATGGGGCGTTCGAAAACGTCACACGGGTCATGGTGGGACTTTCCGGCGGCCCCGATTCCGCGGTTTTGATTCATATGTTGTGCGAGTTACGCCGTCGCGGGGGTCCGGAAGTGGTGGCCGTGCATGTTCACCACGGAGTGCGAGGCGAGGAAGCCGACCGGGACGCTCAAGTGGCCGAGCAATTGGCCGAAAAACATGGATGTGAATTTCACGTCATCCGGCTTCGCCCCGATGGAGGCACGGCCGAACATCGATTACGCCATGCGCGCCTCGAGATTTTTCGGACGTGGGCGCAAGAGCTTCGGGCTCAGCGCGTTGTCTTGGCCCACCAGCGCGACGACCAGGCCGAGACAATGCTCTTGCGGCTGCTCGGCGGCACGGACCTCCGAGGCCTGCGCGGCATTCGCGTGTTTCGTCCGCCGCTCTGGGTTCGCCCTCTTTTGAGGGTCTCCCGGGCCGAAATCGAAAAAGAGATCGATTCATGCGGCCTTCTGCACGCCATTGATTCCACGAATCGTTCCACGGTACCGAGGAGGAATTTTTTACGGCACAACGTGATCCCGATGCTGGAATCGCAGTTCAATCCGCAGATTCGGCGCCATCTCGCGGCTCTCGGCGAGTCGCTCGCACCGGTGGTGGATTACTTGGAGGAAGAAGCGAGGAAGATTCTTTCGGTGGCCGCGTGTGGACGGAATCGTTGGCTGGTTGTGCCGCTTCAAAACGCTCCGTCCGCCTTGCGGCGCGTGGCGCTTGCGCAAGCCTATCGAAAAGTTTCCGGAGAAGCGTCCGCTCTTCGACGAGTGCAACTTAATGTTGTGGATCATTTGGTGATGTCCGCGGGAGAACCGCGAACGTTTGCTCTGCCTTTGGGAGTGAGGGTCGAACGAGAACAGAACTTTGTGGAATTCGTGGGTTCCGTTTGAAGTTCCGCGTTTCGTCACGACTCCTTATATGTTACGCTCTCTCCAGGTTCGGATCTTCGATTAATCGGGTCGTTTCTTCGACGTTGACGTCCCAAAAGGGGAATTTGTGAAGGGAAAAAGCGCCATTCTTTGGATATTGCTGATCGTAATGGCGGTCCTCGTCTTTCAGTCGGTGAACCGCCTGGCCCAGCCGCAGCCCAAAGAAATCGCGTACAGCGCGTTTCGAGATCATGTCCGGGACGGTCTCGTCGAGTCGGTGGCCATCCAGGGCAACAATATTCAAGGCAAATATCGAGCGGCATTTCCGAAAGAATTCGTTCAAGACAAGGAGCTTTCCGATTTACCCGGGAGAACGTTCACTACGCGATGGGTCGGCACCGGAGACGAACTGACCAAATTTCTTGAACAGAATCGCATTGGAATGTTCGAAGCCTTGTCGGA containing:
- a CDS encoding outer membrane beta-barrel domain-containing protein; protein product: MTKMRWTAILVAVLGFGWMPIPGWSAEEKITPDKREAAPGGDIGKYRNEGIDVVQGRIFRKGLRHEFSVDGGIIPNNQFLSYQLLQFHYTFHFREALAFEGWYARALHQEKNIIDDLRSVPCPPSPAFVDVNGDGVQDTNCGVELTNPPDPLQNAFFGNVVWSPLYGKFSIFSKKIFHFDFYFTAGAGLFDNEDSNRFAFNVGGGWKVFLNDWAAFKVDVRDIVVREGAPFNHVVNNMLFSLGVSFFLPPHPAPLGKDAR
- the tilS gene encoding tRNA lysidine(34) synthetase TilS — encoded protein: MEIQKENGLRLRQARSERPIGHPQKPIHLQIFRKMRRAIDEHGAFENVTRVMVGLSGGPDSAVLIHMLCELRRRGGPEVVAVHVHHGVRGEEADRDAQVAEQLAEKHGCEFHVIRLRPDGGTAEHRLRHARLEIFRTWAQELRAQRVVLAHQRDDQAETMLLRLLGGTDLRGLRGIRVFRPPLWVRPLLRVSRAEIEKEIDSCGLLHAIDSTNRSTVPRRNFLRHNVIPMLESQFNPQIRRHLAALGESLAPVVDYLEEEARKILSVAACGRNRWLVVPLQNAPSALRRVALAQAYRKVSGEASALRRVQLNVVDHLVMSAGEPRTFALPLGVRVEREQNFVEFVGSV